The proteins below come from a single Saccharophagus degradans 2-40 genomic window:
- a CDS encoding dicarboxylate/amino acid:cation symporter: MNKALPMLGRFLSHPLAILGAVALGGTIGWLNKPLAMELGRLGEIYLALLEMCILPLMIGAIVSGIGSLFIRKIGNAYVMRIGIVFVGGMMLVAVITLTIGLLVGPGKGLEASSAEILGAEVTRFESAVTGSLGDDHKIIEFVRDIIPSNVFEAATQGKNLSLLLFSILLGAALGKCSEQGGDIAIKAATGAYEALLKIVGWIMYALPVGLVLIIAGQVAQVGPGILTSMLKLVACVYVIALLLMVFYTLVIARSTGVSIIESFKRLKGPLLISFVSSSSYAAIPSALSSLRNGFSLNPTKSDLILPLGINLNPQGNVVHFVLAVVFVSQIFNLDFGLYEIFIVIVAGMFAAVAAAGAPGIAALGMLVIVFEPLNLPVAIGVALLAAIDPIVDPILTTVNVHSNCATAAVLSKNETVKSDEQCEATASAAITAPN, from the coding sequence ATGAATAAGGCGTTGCCCATGCTAGGCCGGTTCTTATCTCACCCGCTGGCTATATTAGGGGCCGTGGCGTTGGGGGGCACAATAGGGTGGTTAAATAAACCTCTTGCAATGGAGTTAGGTCGACTAGGTGAAATATATTTAGCACTACTCGAAATGTGCATTCTACCGCTAATGATTGGCGCGATTGTGAGTGGTATTGGTTCCCTGTTTATTCGCAAAATAGGTAATGCCTATGTAATGCGAATAGGCATTGTTTTTGTAGGCGGTATGATGTTGGTTGCCGTTATTACACTTACAATTGGTTTATTAGTGGGGCCAGGCAAGGGGCTAGAAGCAAGTAGTGCAGAGATTCTTGGTGCAGAAGTAACACGGTTTGAAAGTGCTGTTACGGGTTCTTTGGGTGATGACCATAAAATTATCGAATTTGTGCGAGACATTATTCCATCCAACGTATTTGAAGCCGCCACACAAGGGAAAAATTTAAGTTTACTGCTGTTTAGTATTTTACTTGGTGCGGCACTTGGTAAGTGTAGTGAGCAAGGTGGCGACATTGCAATTAAGGCCGCTACCGGTGCTTACGAGGCGTTGTTAAAAATTGTTGGTTGGATTATGTACGCGTTACCAGTCGGGCTGGTGCTTATTATCGCGGGGCAGGTGGCGCAGGTTGGACCAGGTATTTTAACTTCTATGCTCAAACTGGTGGCTTGCGTATATGTCATTGCATTGCTGCTTATGGTTTTTTATACCTTAGTCATTGCGCGCTCAACGGGGGTATCAATTATAGAAAGCTTCAAGCGCTTAAAGGGGCCGCTGCTTATATCTTTTGTTTCTTCTAGTAGTTATGCGGCTATCCCCAGTGCATTGAGCAGCTTGCGTAATGGTTTCTCGCTTAATCCTACCAAGTCAGATCTCATCTTACCTTTAGGTATTAATTTAAATCCGCAGGGCAATGTGGTGCATTTTGTATTGGCAGTGGTTTTTGTCTCACAAATCTTTAATTTAGATTTCGGCCTGTACGAAATATTTATTGTTATTGTTGCCGGTATGTTCGCCGCGGTTGCCGCTGCCGGCGCACCGGGTATTGCTGCCCTAGGTATGTTGGTAATTGTATTTGAGCCGCTCAATTTGCCTGTGGCTATTGGCGTGGCACTGCTGGCGGCTATTGATCCTATTGTTGACCCTATTCTTACTACCGTTAACGTGCACAGTAATTGTGCCACTGCGGCAGTGTTATCAAAAAACGAAACTGTAAAGTCAGATGAGCAATGTGAAGCTACCGCGTCTGCTGCAATTACAGCACCTAACTAG
- a CDS encoding substrate-binding periplasmic protein has product MNMLGGAWLKFARFKSNQFILAVLASSCCSMVSANSDTGTNEPSDRGAFAAAAKGGLRAPAMARIAQQGSVRVAMKSLHNATANSAGVIGVAPFLVKSHGDQCSVCNAGSAAKIYDGKVCGFDVEVAYLLAEKLDTNLIIDLSQHKYDHVVDLISWGDADLAVSTLSSTLRRAQYVAFSDPYLELSQTLLVNRLAMEKLDLTQAAIVAGMPRIKSNKKSVPALTIAVEGGSSYAEFADDLFKGHNIRRYDDLLVAMDALIKGDEVFAIYADNMQIIQLLNDNKKAGLFLKMVNLQRPDNISIATNYNDSSLLNWVNLFLREIKMDGELTALKQKCGLSGGLYE; this is encoded by the coding sequence ATGAATATGTTAGGCGGCGCTTGGTTGAAGTTTGCGCGTTTTAAAAGCAACCAATTTATTCTGGCGGTACTTGCTAGTAGTTGTTGCAGTATGGTGAGTGCAAATAGCGATACAGGCACGAATGAGCCCTCTGATAGGGGCGCATTTGCCGCTGCGGCTAAAGGCGGGCTGCGCGCGCCGGCAATGGCTAGAATAGCTCAACAAGGCAGCGTGCGAGTAGCAATGAAAAGCTTGCATAATGCCACAGCAAATTCTGCTGGTGTAATCGGGGTGGCACCTTTTTTAGTGAAATCTCACGGCGACCAATGTTCGGTATGTAACGCCGGCAGCGCCGCCAAAATCTACGATGGAAAAGTATGTGGTTTCGATGTTGAAGTGGCTTACCTGCTCGCCGAAAAACTGGATACGAACCTCATTATCGATTTATCGCAACATAAATATGACCATGTTGTCGACTTGATCAGCTGGGGGGACGCAGATCTAGCTGTCTCTACATTAAGTAGTACTCTGCGTCGTGCGCAATACGTAGCGTTTAGTGACCCATATTTAGAGTTGAGCCAAACTCTATTAGTAAACCGCTTGGCGATGGAAAAGTTAGATTTAACGCAGGCTGCGATTGTCGCAGGCATGCCTCGCATTAAGTCGAATAAAAAAAGTGTTCCAGCCCTTACTATTGCTGTAGAGGGTGGTTCTTCGTATGCAGAGTTTGCTGACGATTTATTCAAAGGCCACAACATTCGCCGCTATGATGATTTACTTGTTGCTATGGATGCGTTAATCAAAGGCGACGAGGTGTTTGCCATATATGCCGATAACATGCAAATAATACAGTTGTTAAACGACAATAAAAAAGCAGGGCTGTTTCTAAAAATGGTAAACCTTCAACGCCCAGATAACATAAGCATAGCCACCAATTACAATGACTCTTCGCTATTGAATTGGGTAAACCTATTTTTACGAGAAATTAAAATGGATGGCGAGTTAACTGCGCTTAAACAAAAGTGTGGGTTAAGCGGAGGTTTATATGAATAA
- a CDS encoding sensor histidine kinase: MRINFFSIKAQFVVSGVLLIAPLFLALYFFSLSHSLFDRQLRQVIEAEQVSNVLNEVGRDTVDLQRNVLIFKKNSSPLAADNIGELYHSILKNIESLKYVYALREHTDQINATINHVESYKENFELVRKMRQERMGLIGRHVNTGGNALVGTFDLSWMSDADEFKFETQYMAAHLESLGYLVSLDLSHIDKYKKHYSVAMETLEKYSDKGRDISERLSNHDKNFTRIVSLTRHYVYLINVVMTGSANEIIYQADTLLNFHQQVARDARLNADQLLRKQEDLRNYLTIAGVILVFLVVAAFYFRISAPLGRLTSVFESLAEGTRSVHIPDINRKDEIGLLARAANVFRSKNDQTEALLVKTEQMVKEQTLLNEYLQEEKLRAERALSVKTDFLANMSHELRTPLNAIIGFTVRLLKKKDQLQNQQVNAMEVIERNGRHLLAMINDILDLSKIEANKLDLHIASVELPQLCADIMGQISLAAEEKSLRIDYEYVEVPIIQTDSVRLSQILLNLLSNAIKYTESGGVSVKIARNSIDSITLTIADTGVGISEADQKKLFSRFEQFDDRTKFQVGKGTGLGLAIVANLCKILSIQVSVESTLGLGSCFTLIIPLVHEG; the protein is encoded by the coding sequence ATGCGGATTAATTTTTTTTCAATTAAAGCGCAGTTTGTCGTGTCTGGGGTTTTGCTTATTGCTCCATTGTTTCTTGCGTTATATTTTTTCTCTCTTTCTCACTCTTTATTTGATCGTCAACTTCGCCAAGTAATTGAAGCCGAACAGGTTTCAAATGTGCTAAATGAAGTGGGGCGCGACACGGTAGACTTACAGCGCAATGTACTTATTTTTAAAAAAAACTCCAGCCCTTTAGCGGCCGATAATATTGGCGAGCTATATCATTCCATATTGAAAAATATAGAGTCATTAAAATATGTTTACGCTCTGCGCGAGCATACCGATCAAATAAACGCCACCATTAATCATGTAGAGTCTTACAAAGAAAATTTTGAGCTGGTCCGAAAAATGCGTCAAGAGCGCATGGGGCTTATCGGTCGTCATGTCAATACTGGTGGAAATGCATTGGTGGGGACGTTTGACTTATCGTGGATGAGTGATGCAGATGAGTTTAAGTTTGAAACACAGTATATGGCAGCCCATCTGGAATCACTAGGTTACTTGGTGTCATTAGATCTAAGTCATATCGATAAATATAAAAAGCATTATTCGGTCGCCATGGAAACGCTAGAAAAATACAGCGATAAAGGCAGAGATATAAGTGAACGGTTAAGCAATCACGATAAAAACTTTACTCGAATAGTTTCTCTTACACGTCATTACGTGTACTTAATAAATGTTGTAATGACTGGGTCTGCGAATGAGATTATCTATCAGGCAGATACATTGCTTAATTTTCATCAGCAGGTCGCACGTGATGCACGCTTGAATGCCGACCAGTTGCTACGAAAACAAGAAGATTTACGCAATTACCTAACCATTGCTGGCGTAATACTTGTCTTTTTGGTTGTGGCGGCATTCTATTTTCGCATTTCAGCACCATTGGGGCGATTGACGTCGGTGTTTGAAAGTCTTGCAGAAGGCACGCGTAGTGTGCACATACCCGATATTAATAGAAAAGATGAAATTGGCTTGTTAGCCCGCGCGGCCAATGTTTTTCGCAGCAAAAACGATCAAACCGAGGCACTGCTGGTTAAAACAGAACAAATGGTAAAAGAGCAAACGCTGTTAAACGAGTATCTTCAAGAGGAAAAGTTACGGGCTGAACGGGCCTTGAGTGTAAAAACAGACTTTTTGGCGAACATGTCGCATGAATTGCGCACCCCACTAAATGCAATTATAGGGTTTACTGTTCGGCTGCTAAAAAAGAAAGATCAACTTCAAAATCAGCAAGTGAATGCAATGGAGGTAATAGAGCGAAACGGCAGACATTTACTTGCCATGATTAACGATATTCTCGATCTAAGTAAAATAGAGGCCAATAAACTAGATTTACATATCGCTTCAGTAGAGCTGCCGCAATTGTGTGCCGATATTATGGGCCAAATTAGCCTAGCGGCCGAAGAAAAATCATTGCGTATAGATTACGAATATGTGGAAGTGCCTATCATACAAACTGATTCAGTAAGGCTGAGTCAAATACTGCTAAATTTATTGTCTAACGCAATTAAATATACGGAGTCGGGCGGCGTTTCGGTTAAAATTGCTCGCAACAGTATAGATTCTATTACGTTAACTATTGCTGATACTGGTGTGGGTATTAGCGAAGCTGACCAGAAAAAACTCTTTAGTCGGTTTGAGCAATTTGATGATCGAACCAAATTTCAGGTTGGCAAAGGCACAGGGTTAGGTTTAGCTATAGTGGCCAATTTATGTAAAATATTGAGTATTCAAGTTAGCGTAGAAAGCACTTTAGGTTTAGGTAGCTGCTTTACGCTTATTATCCCGCTTGTGCACGAGGGCTAA
- a CDS encoding ABC transporter substrate-binding protein codes for MTKPVISRRSLLNKALTLTGAGVVAGKAPYVFAKKTPTLRVLGTHVTLQEPIREQAMKDLGINIVFEAKGSAAVLQKASLMPASFDLYEQWSNSINILWQSDAIQPIDIDRISAWGEINNLTKTGKLSENAKLGAGDAPYKILHVQPDGSLGANSSKQASFLPYVHNVDSFGYNTDVIPKGEPYVTESWAWLFDSAYRGKVGVVNAPTIGLFDMALAAQASGAMTFADIGSITESELDKLFTILRDLRKDGHFSGFWTSVPESVSFMKNERVVIGSMFSPAVSALNGLGVPVTYAAPKEGYRGWHGVMCLSSATTGHVKDAAYDYMNWWLSGWPGAFIARQGYYISNPQRSANLLSKSEWDYWYDGKEATEVLKGTDGLVSVKAGDVRTGGAYIKRLSNVAVWNTVMPTYDYSLRKWYEFISS; via the coding sequence ATGACCAAACCTGTCATTAGCCGCCGGTCGCTTCTAAATAAAGCGCTCACCCTTACTGGTGCGGGTGTGGTTGCGGGCAAAGCCCCCTATGTATTCGCGAAAAAAACGCCAACTTTGCGGGTTTTAGGTACCCATGTCACCCTGCAGGAGCCTATTCGCGAACAGGCGATGAAAGACCTAGGTATAAATATTGTTTTCGAAGCAAAAGGCAGTGCGGCGGTATTGCAAAAGGCATCTCTTATGCCAGCGAGCTTCGACTTATACGAGCAGTGGTCGAACAGCATTAATATTCTTTGGCAGTCGGATGCCATTCAGCCGATTGATATAGACCGTATTAGCGCTTGGGGTGAGATCAATAACCTCACCAAAACGGGCAAGCTATCTGAAAATGCAAAACTGGGGGCGGGTGATGCGCCCTATAAAATACTTCATGTGCAACCAGATGGTAGTTTGGGGGCAAATAGCTCAAAACAAGCCAGTTTCTTACCGTATGTGCACAATGTAGATTCTTTTGGATACAACACGGATGTTATTCCCAAAGGCGAACCCTACGTAACGGAGAGCTGGGCTTGGTTATTTGACAGCGCATACAGAGGTAAAGTGGGGGTAGTCAACGCGCCTACCATCGGCCTGTTTGACATGGCACTTGCGGCGCAGGCTTCTGGTGCAATGACATTTGCCGATATTGGCTCTATTACGGAGAGCGAGCTGGACAAGCTGTTTACCATTTTGCGTGATCTACGCAAAGATGGCCATTTTAGTGGCTTTTGGACGTCCGTACCCGAATCGGTCAGTTTTATGAAAAACGAGCGGGTGGTTATCGGAAGTATGTTTTCCCCTGCGGTATCGGCCCTCAATGGTTTGGGGGTGCCGGTTACCTATGCTGCGCCAAAAGAGGGGTATCGCGGCTGGCACGGTGTAATGTGTTTGTCGTCGGCAACTACAGGGCATGTTAAAGATGCCGCATACGATTATATGAATTGGTGGCTGTCTGGTTGGCCAGGTGCCTTTATTGCACGCCAAGGGTATTACATATCTAACCCCCAGCGGTCGGCAAATTTATTATCGAAAAGTGAATGGGATTATTGGTACGACGGCAAAGAGGCTACCGAAGTGCTAAAAGGGACAGATGGTTTAGTGTCGGTGAAGGCGGGGGATGTTAGAACCGGCGGCGCCTACATAAAGCGCTTAAGTAATGTAGCGGTATGGAATACCGTTATGCCTACCTATGATTACAGTTTACGTAAGTGGTATGAATTTATTAGTAGCTAA
- a CDS encoding DUF6942 family protein, with amino-acid sequence MTIAPIGFGGKGFNIAIYIANRPPIDSYPQLNTLHGLAAGELAHITANCSNHWRKVFNVYAKFLLALDNTIETDCALFMRREITRWQDYRDKNLLQSHSREALLFSPPDLANTNAIHIIAGKTYANDFNLNIELTWLDNYFAINKQYNLIVSPYLDYRQLSNARIEQLANLVKLCLSR; translated from the coding sequence ATGACAATCGCACCCATAGGCTTTGGCGGTAAAGGCTTCAACATAGCCATATATATAGCCAATCGACCACCGATAGATAGCTACCCACAGCTCAACACATTGCACGGTTTAGCTGCAGGTGAGCTTGCCCATATTACTGCCAATTGCAGCAATCACTGGCGCAAGGTTTTTAATGTTTACGCAAAGTTTTTGCTTGCGCTCGATAACACTATCGAAACAGATTGCGCATTATTTATGAGGCGCGAGATTACCCGCTGGCAGGATTATAGAGATAAGAATTTACTGCAAAGCCACAGCCGTGAAGCGCTGCTGTTTAGCCCGCCAGATTTAGCAAATACAAATGCTATTCATATTATTGCGGGTAAAACCTACGCCAACGATTTTAATTTAAACATTGAACTGACATGGCTCGACAATTATTTTGCTATAAACAAACAATACAACCTTATTGTGAGCCCATACTTAGATTACCGCCAACTGTCCAATGCGCGCATTGAACAGCTGGCGAATTTAGTTAAGCTGTGTTTGAGCAGATAA
- a CDS encoding GNAT family N-acetyltransferase/peptidase C39 family protein, protein MSDITLRTAQKDDLAALVQLEQACFSGDRLSKRRFKHWLEADNGIFIVARDNHMLLGYGLVLLHQGTRLARLYSIAIDDRARGQGVAKKILAELEVRAAQVGRLFMRLEVAENNAGAIALYQSAGYRIFGEYSDYYEDHSDALRMQKRIRTVGSVSPELVVGYHDVPWFRQNTEFTCGPASLLMAMGCLDAQCELSHEQELDIWREATTIFMTSGHGGCHPIGLALAAQRRGYQATAFVNTQAPLFIEGVRTEHKKSVMTLVDEQFKNKAQAEGVIVEYCELSLSHIEHWLQNNYAVIVLISTYRLDGRKAPHWVTVTAIDDMCLYVHDPDLDEKIQVSFDCQHIPIARDDFIKMQTFGRDKLRTAVAIKRLV, encoded by the coding sequence ATGAGCGACATTACCCTTCGTACAGCGCAGAAGGACGACCTAGCTGCGCTAGTGCAATTAGAGCAGGCCTGCTTTAGCGGCGATAGATTATCCAAGCGCCGGTTTAAACACTGGTTAGAAGCCGATAATGGAATTTTTATTGTCGCTCGCGATAATCACATGTTGCTGGGGTATGGTTTAGTGTTGTTGCACCAAGGCACACGGCTTGCGCGCTTGTACTCTATTGCAATAGATGACCGCGCGCGTGGGCAGGGTGTAGCTAAAAAAATACTTGCCGAGCTAGAAGTGCGTGCAGCGCAAGTAGGGCGATTATTTATGCGCTTGGAAGTGGCGGAAAATAATGCCGGAGCCATAGCGCTATACCAATCTGCGGGCTACCGCATATTTGGTGAATACAGCGATTATTACGAAGATCACTCCGATGCATTGCGCATGCAAAAACGCATTCGCACCGTAGGCAGTGTGTCGCCAGAGTTAGTGGTGGGTTACCACGATGTACCTTGGTTTAGGCAAAACACCGAGTTCACCTGTGGCCCAGCATCGCTGCTTATGGCTATGGGGTGTTTAGATGCACAGTGCGAGTTAAGTCACGAGCAAGAGTTAGACATTTGGCGCGAAGCCACCACAATATTTATGACCTCGGGGCACGGCGGTTGCCACCCGATTGGTTTGGCATTGGCGGCGCAGCGCCGTGGGTATCAAGCAACGGCGTTTGTTAATACGCAAGCACCACTGTTTATAGAGGGCGTGCGTACCGAACACAAAAAAAGTGTAATGACGTTGGTGGACGAGCAATTCAAAAATAAAGCGCAAGCCGAAGGTGTGATTGTTGAATATTGCGAATTAAGCCTTAGTCATATTGAGCATTGGCTACAAAATAATTACGCAGTGATTGTGCTTATAAGCACCTATCGGTTAGATGGCAGAAAAGCACCCCACTGGGTAACGGTAACGGCCATTGATGATATGTGCCTGTACGTACACGACCCAGATTTAGATGAAAAAATACAGGTGTCGTTTGACTGCCAGCATATCCCTATTGCGCGCGATGATTTTATAAAAATGCAAACCTTTGGCAGAGATAAGTTGCGCACAGCTGTGGCGATTAAGCGGTTAGTGTAA
- a CDS encoding RimK family protein yields the protein MYKTLIVVDNDTLLFDAGDAEVISFNQYLQDYPKLNEPKTRILNLCDTEQYLSKGYYCSLLAEARQHKSLPSVSTINELRDASTSTSKALYWGRELNQINLELNEPALELLVCFGFGEHAQYKKLARKIFEQYPSPILRVKLWREETGVCVKVERVPYANLNEHDKTFFFNQLSTFTQLVWRNPAHKKTQRWDLAILVNPDEPSPPSDPEAIARFIKAAAKFGIYAEAVNKQQLENVSHYDALFIRETTAIDHHTYRLARKAQQAGLVVIDDPISILRCCNKVFLHDAFSYQKVPSPKTHIVISCDDEQLDKLEQEFAYPMVLKMPEGAFSKGVYKVENRAELKTNLESIFAESALVLVQEYLYTDFDWRIGVLNGRAIYACRYHMARNHWQIYNHGAKRFVSGGFETLPTFEVPKAVLDAAIKASNIIGKGLYGVDIKQKDNKVYVIEVNDNPSIDHKVEDAYLGKELYMLIMAEFQQRLEQRGR from the coding sequence ATGTATAAAACCCTAATAGTTGTTGATAACGATACGCTACTGTTCGATGCCGGTGATGCCGAGGTCATTAGCTTTAATCAATATTTGCAAGATTACCCCAAACTTAACGAGCCAAAAACGCGCATACTCAACCTGTGCGATACAGAGCAATATTTAAGTAAAGGTTACTATTGCTCGCTGTTAGCAGAAGCGCGCCAGCACAAATCGTTGCCCAGTGTTAGCACTATTAACGAGCTGCGAGATGCCTCTACCTCCACCAGTAAAGCGTTGTACTGGGGGCGCGAGCTTAACCAAATAAACTTAGAGCTAAACGAACCTGCGTTAGAGCTATTGGTTTGCTTTGGTTTTGGCGAGCACGCGCAATATAAAAAGCTAGCGCGCAAAATTTTTGAGCAGTATCCATCCCCTATATTGCGCGTTAAATTGTGGCGCGAAGAAACTGGCGTGTGCGTAAAAGTAGAGCGCGTACCCTATGCCAATTTAAACGAGCACGATAAAACTTTCTTTTTTAACCAATTGAGTACGTTTACACAGTTGGTGTGGCGCAACCCAGCGCACAAGAAAACCCAGCGTTGGGATTTGGCCATATTGGTAAACCCCGACGAGCCATCGCCGCCAAGCGACCCAGAGGCAATTGCGCGCTTTATAAAAGCGGCGGCCAAATTTGGTATATATGCCGAAGCGGTAAACAAGCAACAATTAGAGAACGTATCCCACTACGATGCGTTGTTTATTCGCGAAACAACGGCGATAGATCATCACACCTATCGCTTGGCTCGCAAAGCACAACAAGCTGGCTTAGTTGTCATTGATGACCCTATTTCTATTTTGCGCTGTTGTAACAAAGTGTTTTTACACGATGCGTTTAGCTACCAAAAAGTGCCTAGCCCTAAAACACATATTGTTATTAGCTGCGACGATGAACAGCTCGATAAACTCGAGCAGGAATTTGCTTACCCTATGGTATTAAAAATGCCAGAAGGGGCGTTCTCTAAGGGCGTGTATAAAGTAGAGAATCGGGCCGAGTTAAAAACAAACTTAGAAAGTATTTTTGCAGAGTCTGCTTTAGTGCTTGTGCAAGAGTACCTCTACACCGATTTCGATTGGCGTATAGGCGTATTAAATGGCCGAGCCATTTATGCTTGTAGGTACCATATGGCGCGCAACCACTGGCAAATTTATAACCACGGCGCCAAGCGATTTGTATCGGGTGGTTTCGAAACCTTGCCAACGTTCGAAGTGCCAAAGGCCGTGCTCGATGCCGCCATTAAAGCCTCCAATATAATTGGCAAAGGCTTATACGGTGTAGATATAAAACAAAAAGATAACAAAGTGTACGTAATCGAAGTGAACGATAACCCCAGTATCGATCACAAGGTAGAAGATGCGTACCTCGGCAAAGAATTGTATATGCTCATTATGGCGGAGTTCCAACAACGCTTGGAGCAGCGCGGCCGCTAA